The following nucleotide sequence is from Myxococcaceae bacterium JPH2.
CCGAGCACGGGCCGGGTCGCCTCCATCACCTCGTCGAGTATCGCCTGGTAGTCCATGGACGTCCGGTCCGCCGCGCGGCGGTGGGGCGGGCATGCTCCGCCGCGCCGGGGAGCCGGTCAATTCCCGCGCGGCGGGCCTCGCGGGGCGGACTAGCGAACACCCCGCCTGCACGGGATGTCTCGCAGTGAGCGGGGCGCGTGTGTGCGCACGGCGTCCTTTCGCCATGGGGCTATAGCGCGAGGAGCCCTCGCCTCGGCGCTCTCGCCGCGGACGCGGGGGCATCACCATGGTGGATTGGATCGACAGGCTCTCGCGGAGGCTGGTCACGGCGCTCCTCGAGCGTCGCCGGCAGGTCCTCCTGGTGGCGACGGTGCTCACGCTGGTGGGCACGGCCCTGTCCATCCAGCTCTATGGCGACTTGCGCAGCGAGGTGGAGGAGCTGCTCCCCTCGGATGCGCCGAGCGTGGTGGCGGCCCGCGTCCTCACGCCTCGCCTGTATGACGTGAACCACCTGTCGGTCGTGCTGGAGGGGAATGATCCGCAGGCGCTGCGGCGCTTCGCGGATGCGCTCGCGGAGCGACTGCGCACGCTGCCGCCCACGCTGGTCCGGTCGGTGGAGTACCGGGTGGACGCGGAGCGCGCCTTCTTCCAGCGGTTCGGCCTGTTCTACCTGCCGGTGGAGGACCTGCGCACGCTCGTCGCGCGCGTGCGGGCGCGCATGCAGTGGGAGCGCATGCACCTCAACCCGTTCATGGTGGATTTGATCGACGCGGACGCCAAGCCTCCCTCGCTCGACTTCCGTGACCTGTTGGGCCACTCGGGCGCGGGGCTCGCTTCCGTGGACCGCTTCCGCTCCGGCTATTACCAGTCACAGGACGGCAAGCGGCTGGTGCTGCTGGTGCGACCGCCTCAAGTCACCACCGGCTATGCGTTCAACCACACGATGCTGGAGGAGGTGCGGCGGCAGGTGCAGGCGCTGCATCCCGAGCACTTCGACCCTTCGATGCGCGTGGGCTACGACGGCGAGGTCGCGACCATGATGGAGGAGCAGGCCGCGCTCCAGTCGGACCTGCTGACGTCGGGCGTGGTGGTGCTCGCGGGCGTCACGGGCGTGCTGTGGCTCTACTTCCGTCGCTGGCGGGCGCTCGCGGCCATCATCGGCTCGCTCATGGTGGGGTGCTCCGTCACCTTCGGGTTGGCGGACGTGCTCATTGGCCACCTCAACGCGAACACCGCGTTCCTGGGCTCCATCGTGGTGGGCAACGGCATCAACGCCGCCATCATCTACCTGGGCCGCTACCTGGAAGAACGGCACGCGGCGGTGCCCGTCCCCGAGGCCATTCGCATCGCCTGGGCGGGCACGGTGGCGCCCACCTTCGTGGCCTCCTTCGCGGCGGGGCTGGCGTACCTGTCGCTGGCGGTGACGCGCTTTCGCGGCTTCAACCAGTTCGGCGTCATGGGCGGCATGGGCATGGCGCTGTGCTGGTTGTCCGCCTACCTGGTCCTCCCTCCGCTGTTGTACGTGCTCGAGTCGCCGCGGCCCATGGAGCTTGCCCACGTGGTGGGGGCTCGGCCGCTCACGTCCCGGCTCGCGCGCTGGGTGGTGTCCCGGCGCGGGCTCATCCAGGTCGTGTCGCTGGTGCTGCTCGCCACGAGCGTGGCGGCCGTCACGTCCTATCAAGGCCCGCTGGTGGAGGCGGACTTCAACAAGCTGCGCGCGCGCGACAGCCAGAAGCACGGCTCCATCTACTGGGGCCATCGCGTGGACGAGGTGTTCCAGTCGTACCTCACGCCGGTGGTCATCGTGGGCGACAGCGCGGAGGATCTCCAGCGCGTGGTCGACCTGCTCAACGCACGCCAGCGCGCGCTGGGAGACCAGGCGATCCTCGGCGAGGTGCGGACCGCGCGCACGCTGGTGCCCATGGACGCCGAAGCCAAGCTCCCGCTGATGCATGAGTTGCGCGCGTTGTTGCCGGACTCGCGGCTGTCCATGCTGCCTCCGGCGCTCCGACACGAGGCTCGGATGTACCGCCCTCCCGCGAATGCGCGCCCCCCGCGATGGGACGAGGTGCCGCTCACCCTCCGTGAGCCGCTCACCGAGCGCGACGGCACCGTGGGGCGCGTCGCGTTCGCCTACCCCAAGCGGGTGGGCTCCATCGACGCGCGCTACGGCTTGCAGCTCACCGACACCATCCGCGCCGCCATCCACGATGCCGGGGGCCGGGCGTTGTCCATGGGAAGGCCCCTGCTCATCGCGGACATCACCCATGCCATCCTGCGAGATGGCCCGCGCGCCACGCTGCTGGCGCTGGCCGCGGTGTCCGCGCTGGTGTTCGGGGTGACGCGCCACGCGCGGTTGGCGCTGACGGTGCTGGCCGGCCTGCTCCTGGGCGTGGCGTGGTTGGTGGGGTTGGCCGCGCTGCTGCGGCTGCGGCTCAACTTCCTCAACTTCGTGGTGCTGCCCATCACCTTTGGCATCGGGGTGGACTACGCGGCCAACCTCATCCTGCGCTACCGCGAGGAGGGACCCGGCTCGCTGTCGCGGGTCATCGAGGGGACGGGCGGAGCGGTGGCGCTGTGCTCGTCCACCACCATCATCGGCTACGCGTCCCTCCTGATGTCGCGCAACCAGGCGCTCGCGAACTTCGGCCTGCTGGCGGCGATGGGCGAGGTGGCGTGCCTGTCCGCGGCGCTGCTGGCGCTGCCCGCGCTCCTCCTGCCCAAGCAGGCGTCGACCCCGGAGCCGTAGGGCGGGAACCGTCGCACGACGAACGGCGCGTGGGACCGCGGGGCAGTGGTGTGGCGCTGCCTGCCAGCCCAGGTTGCCGCACGCCCCGGGGAGGGGTTGGCGGAGGGAAAGGGCGGGGCATGGACACCCTAGACGAACAGCAGGCCCAGGAGCCGGTGACGCAAGCCACCCCGTCCGGTTCCGTCCCCGCGGTGGAGCCCCCCGTTCCGCGCGAGGTGCCGCTGGCGCCTCCGTCCAACGAGGTGCGGCCGTCCCACAGTCGCTCCGAGTTCTTCGACACGACGCCCGGCGCGCGCACCGTCCCCGCGAGCCTGTCGGTGACGGAGGCGCGCACGTACTCGGCCTTCGCGGGCCTGCGCGCGGAGTGGACGGCGCTGCTGACGCGCACGGATGATCAGCTCTTCTACCGGCACGAGTTCATCGACGCGTGGTTGACCCACTTCGCCTCGGACGCGCGCTTCCGCGTGCTGACGGCGCGCGACTCCGGGGGCCGGCTGCGCGCGGTGCTTCCGCTGTTGGAGCGGCGCACGTGGTGCGCGGGCGCTCCGGTGCGTCAGCTCATCAGCCCCACCAACGCGCACTCCTGCCGCTTCGACATGTTGGCGGAGGACGCGCCGGCGGCGGGCGCCGCCTTCTTGCGGCACCTGGAGTCGGACCCGGAATGGGACCTGCTGCAGCTCCAGGACGTGCCCCACGGAGGACGCGCGTGGAGCCTGTACCGGGCGGCCGAGGAGCGGGGCCTGCCGGTGGGGACGTGGAAGTCCATGGACTCGCCCTACCTGTTGCTGCCCGCGTCGCTGCCGGAGCTGCACGCGCGCTGGAGCAAGAACCTGCGCTCGGGGCTGCGGCGCCGTCGCAAGCGATTGGACGAACTGGGGCCGGTCACGGTGGAGCGGGTGTGCGGCGGTGAGCAGCTCGACGCGCGCTTGTCCGAGGGCTTCGCCATCGAGCGCGGCGGCTGGAAGGGCGAGCGCGGTACGGCCATCTCGCAGGACCCGGCGACGCTGGGGTTCTACACGCGGCTGGCGCGCGACGCGGCGGACTCGGGCCACCTGTCGCTCTACATGCTGCGCTCGGCGGGGCGGGCCATCGCCTTCGACTTCGCGTTCGCCTACCAGGGGCGCTACCTCACCCTGAAGCCCGCCTACGACGAGGCATTTCAGCAGTACAGCCCGGGCCAGCTGCTCACCGCGGCGGCGCTGGAGGACGGCGTGTCGTCCGGGCTCACCGAGTGCGACCTGCTGGGCGAGAACATGCCGTGCAAAGCGGTGTGGGCGGATCGCCTGCGGCCTCACAGTTGGCTCTTTGTCTTTCGCGACACGCGCTTCGGCCGCGCGCTGTGCTCGGCCAAGTTTCGCTGGTTGCCTGCTGCCCGACGGATGGTGACTCGATGGGTCCCGACGCGCTGACCTTTCACCGCACCGCGCGCTGGCTTCATGCGCGCCGCGTGCCGGTAATCCCTCAACTGCTTGGCATGCTCACGCATGTGCTGTTTCGCGCCCAGCTCCCGCCGGACGCGGACCTGGGCGAGCACTGTGCATTGGGCTACGGCGGCCTGGGCGTGGTGGTGGCCCCTGGCGTGCGCGTGGGGCCCTACGGCTTCCTGTCGCACCAGGTGACGCTCTGTGAGCGGCCTGGCGCCCAGGGGGTGCCGCAGCTGGGCGCCTACGTCTACGTGGGCGCGGGCGCGCAGATTCGCGGGCCGGTGCGGGTGGCGGACTTCGCCGTCATCGGCGCCAACGCCGTGGTGGAGACGGATGTGGCGCGCGGGGCCATCGTCACCGGCATCCCCGCGCGAGAGGTGCGGCGCGAGCCCGACCCGCCCGCCGCCTACAAGCGGGATACCGGGCAGTGCGTGGACCCCGCGGTCCTGGTGCCCGCGCCGCGCTCGCGTCGCGGTTGAGGGGTGGACGCGGCGCTGCCCGGCAGGGGCGCTGGCCACCTCGCGAGGGGCTCCCCACCCTCCGCGCGCCACTGACCGGACCTCCCAGGTCCGGTCCTTCCTTCTTCTTGGAGCGGACGTGGACGCGTTGGCACAGCCGGTGCCCGAGAGGGCGCCGCGGCGCTCGCTGCTCGCCAGCGCGCGACCGCTCATCCTCGCGCGGCTGCTCACCGCGGGGCTCACCTTCTGCATCCCGCTGGCGCTCGCGCGCATCCTCGACCTGGGCGGCTACGGCACCTACAAGCAGGCGCTGCTCATCGCCCAGACCCTCTACTACGTGCTGCCCTTCGGGGTGGCCCAGGGGCTCTACTTCTTCCTGCCGCGCACGGAGCGACCTCGCCCCTACCTGGGCCAGACGCTCCTCTACCTCGCCTGCGCCGGAGGCGTGGCGGCGCTCTTGCTCGCGCTCTTCCTGGCGCCGCTCGCCTCGGCGTTCTCCAACCCGGGCCTGCTCGCGCACCGCGTTCCCTTGAGCCTGTACGTGCTCGGCGTGCTCGGTGCGTTTCCGCTGGAGGCCTCCCTCACGGCGCGGGGGCGCACGGGCTCCGCGGCCATCGCGTATCTGGCCTCGGACGCGGTGCGCACGGCGGCCATGCTGGTGCCCATCGCGCTGGGGCTGGGGCTGGGGGGACTGGTGTGGGGCCTGGCGGGGTTCGCGCTCGCGCGCATGGCGGTGGCCTGGGCGTTGTTCGTGGTGCTGGGCGGTGACGGGCCGCTCTTGGACGGCGCCGCGTTCCGCGCGCAGTTGCGCTACGCGCTGCCCTTCGGGCTGTCGGTGCTGCTGACGATGGTGGCGCAGTATGGCCACCAGTTCGCAGTGAGCGCGGCGGTGACGCCCGAGGCCTTCGCCTTCTACGCGGTGGCGTGCTTCCAGCTCCCGCTGGTGGACCTGCTCTACACGCCCGTGAGCGAGGTGCTCATGGTGCGGCTGGGCGAGCTGGAGCGCACCGGCCACGTGGACGAAGCGGCGGCGGCCTTCCGAGACACCGTGGCGCGGCTGGCCACCTGGTTCTTCCCGCTGGCGATGCTCCTGTTCGCGTGCGCGCCCGAGTTCATCACCGTGCTATTCGGCGCGCGCTTCCTGCCCGCGGTGCCGCTCTTCCGCCTCACGGTGCTGGGCACCGGCCTGTCCTGCCTGCCGGTGGACGCGGTGCTGCGCGGGCTCAACCACAACCCGGCGCTCCTGCGCGCCGCGCTGCTCAAGGCGCTGGTGGCGTTGGGCCTGCTCATCCCCGGGTTGTGGGCGCTGGGCGTGACGGGCGCGCTCGCGTCGGTGGCGCTCACCGAGGTGTTCGGCGCGTCGTGGCTCCTGTGGCAGGTGCGCCGCGCGCTGCGGGTCTCCGAGTGGGGCGCGCTCTTGCCCGGGGACGCGCTGCTGCGTCGCGCGGTGGCGAGCGTGGGCGCGGCGCTGCCCTGCCTGGGCGCGCACGTGGCGCTGGGGCCCCGCTTGGCCGCGCTGCCCTCGGGCTGGCTCTGGCGCGTGCTCCCGCTGGGCGCGGGCGGCCTGCTCTTCACGGCCGCGTATCTCGCGCTGCTCGGCCGGCTGGGCGTCACGGTGCGCGAGGTGTTGGGCGGGGCAAGTCCCGCGGGAGGTGGAACATGACGATGCAGGGACAGACGCAAGCGCTCCAGGACGCGGTGACGGGTGAGACGGTGTGGCTGGAGGGCCTGGGCTATCCCATGGCGCCGCTCTCGCAGCTCGCGCGCGACGCGCAGGTGGAGCGGTGCGAGCCCACGGCGCTGCGCGCGGGAGACTTCGCGGTGGTGCAGCACGCCAACGGCACCCTCGCCGCGTACCTGGTGCTGGCCGCGGGCGTGAAGCCTCAGACGGCGCCCTTCTGGGGTGAGCCCGGAGAGGAGATTCCCAAGCTCCTGGGACGCGTGACGGCGCTGCGCGTGGGCGCGGGGCGCCGGGAGTTCAAGCTGGGGACGTTGTCCCGGTTGGGCGCGCGAGCGGCGCGCGAGGCGCTGCGGTTGATGCGGCGCTCGGGGGCGCCTCGGCTGCTGGGCTCGGCGCGCGCGATGTGGGAGGGCCTGCCGCCGGTGCTCGCGATGAAGCGCCACCGCATGTTGCCGCTCACCGCGAGGCCCTTGGTGCCCTCGGACCGGGAGGCGCTGGCCGCGTTCGCGCGCGCCGAGGTGCCCGCGCGCGTGGAGCACCTGGACGCGCAGCTCCTGGGGCGCTGGCAGGAGGGCGGCATCGCGGTGGGCGCGTTCGATCGGCACGGGAAGCTGTGCGGGCTCATCTACCTGGACGAGTACCGGCGCGAGGGGTTGGACGTGGACGGCGTGTGGGTCCGCTCGCTGGTGGTCTCCAGTCGTGCGCGGCGGGTGGGGGTGGCGCGGGAGATGAGCCTGGTGGCCGAGGCGCGGGCGCGGGAGATGGGCATCACGCTCTTGTGCGCGGACCTCCGGCCGGACAACACCCCCGTGCTCAAGCTGCTGGCCTACTGGGGGTTCCGTCCGGCGTCGGCCGCGGACGCGGACGCGTTCAACGCCACCTGCAAGCGCGCGGGCCTGGAGGAAGGCTGGGCGGTGTGGCACTACGACGTGCCGGCCACCCCGCGCGCGCGGACCCGGGGCTCTCGCCGATGAGCGCCTCCGGAAGCCCTCCCACCGAGCGGCTCGCGGGCCTGGACGCGCTGCGGGGCGCGCTGTCGCTGTGCGTCGTCTACGTGCACGCGGTGGTGCCCTTCACGCTGGGCGCCACGGGCTTCTATTACGCCGAGGCGGTGAAGCACCCGCTCGCGGACCTCACCTTCGACGTCGTGCACTACTGCTCGATGGAGGTGTTCTTCTTCATCTCCGGCTTCATCGCCGCGAGGCAGCTCGCGCGCGGCGGGGTGCCGGGGTTGGTGCGTCAGCGCCTGCGCCGCATCGGCGTGCCGCTGCTCATCGCGGGCGCGCTCCTGGTGCCCATCGACCAGGGCTTGTTGGCGCTGGGCGAGGCGCTGGGCTTCCCGCGCGCCCAGGAGTTCCCCACGGGCGTGAGGCCCCTGCACCTGTGGTTCCTCTACTACCTCGTGATGCTCACGGCGGGGACGGTGGCCGCGGCATGGATGGCTCGCCAGCTGCCGTCGCGGCTGCTCGCCCGAGTGGAGCGGATGGGGCTCACGCTCCTCACGCGGCCTGGGGGCGTGCTCGTGCTGGGGCTGCCGGCCCTGGCGGTGCGGGTGGTGGGCCCTCGCGCGCAATACTTCGACTATCGCCCCTCGGTGGGCTGGCTCCTGTACTTCGGCCTCTTCTTCACGTGCGGCGTGGTGCTCGCGCGTCGCCCCGAGGGCTTCTCCGCGTGGCGCTCGGGCTGGCGCGGTTACCTGATGGCCGCGGCGGGCATCTATGCGCTGTGGCACCTGGCGCTGCCCGCGGCGGACCTGTCCTACCGCGCGGCGCGAGCCGTGGAGTCCGGGCTGATGTGTGGCTACGGCGGGTGCATGGTGCGCGGGCTGGTGGGGCTGTGCCTCGCCCGGCTCGCGTCGCCTCCCGCGTGGCTGCGCGCGG
It contains:
- a CDS encoding MMPL family transporter codes for the protein MVDWIDRLSRRLVTALLERRRQVLLVATVLTLVGTALSIQLYGDLRSEVEELLPSDAPSVVAARVLTPRLYDVNHLSVVLEGNDPQALRRFADALAERLRTLPPTLVRSVEYRVDAERAFFQRFGLFYLPVEDLRTLVARVRARMQWERMHLNPFMVDLIDADAKPPSLDFRDLLGHSGAGLASVDRFRSGYYQSQDGKRLVLLVRPPQVTTGYAFNHTMLEEVRRQVQALHPEHFDPSMRVGYDGEVATMMEEQAALQSDLLTSGVVVLAGVTGVLWLYFRRWRALAAIIGSLMVGCSVTFGLADVLIGHLNANTAFLGSIVVGNGINAAIIYLGRYLEERHAAVPVPEAIRIAWAGTVAPTFVASFAAGLAYLSLAVTRFRGFNQFGVMGGMGMALCWLSAYLVLPPLLYVLESPRPMELAHVVGARPLTSRLARWVVSRRGLIQVVSLVLLATSVAAVTSYQGPLVEADFNKLRARDSQKHGSIYWGHRVDEVFQSYLTPVVIVGDSAEDLQRVVDLLNARQRALGDQAILGEVRTARTLVPMDAEAKLPLMHELRALLPDSRLSMLPPALRHEARMYRPPANARPPRWDEVPLTLREPLTERDGTVGRVAFAYPKRVGSIDARYGLQLTDTIRAAIHDAGGRALSMGRPLLIADITHAILRDGPRATLLALAAVSALVFGVTRHARLALTVLAGLLLGVAWLVGLAALLRLRLNFLNFVVLPITFGIGVDYAANLILRYREEGPGSLSRVIEGTGGAVALCSSTTIIGYASLLMSRNQALANFGLLAAMGEVACLSAALLALPALLLPKQASTPEP
- a CDS encoding GNAT family N-acetyltransferase, with translation MDTLDEQQAQEPVTQATPSGSVPAVEPPVPREVPLAPPSNEVRPSHSRSEFFDTTPGARTVPASLSVTEARTYSAFAGLRAEWTALLTRTDDQLFYRHEFIDAWLTHFASDARFRVLTARDSGGRLRAVLPLLERRTWCAGAPVRQLISPTNAHSCRFDMLAEDAPAAGAAFLRHLESDPEWDLLQLQDVPHGGRAWSLYRAAEERGLPVGTWKSMDSPYLLLPASLPELHARWSKNLRSGLRRRRKRLDELGPVTVERVCGGEQLDARLSEGFAIERGGWKGERGTAISQDPATLGFYTRLARDAADSGHLSLYMLRSAGRAIAFDFAFAYQGRYLTLKPAYDEAFQQYSPGQLLTAAALEDGVSSGLTECDLLGENMPCKAVWADRLRPHSWLFVFRDTRFGRALCSAKFRWLPAARRMVTRWVPTR
- a CDS encoding serine acetyltransferase, with translation MGPDALTFHRTARWLHARRVPVIPQLLGMLTHVLFRAQLPPDADLGEHCALGYGGLGVVVAPGVRVGPYGFLSHQVTLCERPGAQGVPQLGAYVYVGAGAQIRGPVRVADFAVIGANAVVETDVARGAIVTGIPAREVRREPDPPAAYKRDTGQCVDPAVLVPAPRSRRG
- a CDS encoding oligosaccharide flippase family protein → MDALAQPVPERAPRRSLLASARPLILARLLTAGLTFCIPLALARILDLGGYGTYKQALLIAQTLYYVLPFGVAQGLYFFLPRTERPRPYLGQTLLYLACAGGVAALLLALFLAPLASAFSNPGLLAHRVPLSLYVLGVLGAFPLEASLTARGRTGSAAIAYLASDAVRTAAMLVPIALGLGLGGLVWGLAGFALARMAVAWALFVVLGGDGPLLDGAAFRAQLRYALPFGLSVLLTMVAQYGHQFAVSAAVTPEAFAFYAVACFQLPLVDLLYTPVSEVLMVRLGELERTGHVDEAAAAFRDTVARLATWFFPLAMLLFACAPEFITVLFGARFLPAVPLFRLTVLGTGLSCLPVDAVLRGLNHNPALLRAALLKALVALGLLIPGLWALGVTGALASVALTEVFGASWLLWQVRRALRVSEWGALLPGDALLRRAVASVGAALPCLGAHVALGPRLAALPSGWLWRVLPLGAGGLLFTAAYLALLGRLGVTVREVLGGASPAGGGT
- a CDS encoding GNAT family N-acetyltransferase — protein: MTMQGQTQALQDAVTGETVWLEGLGYPMAPLSQLARDAQVERCEPTALRAGDFAVVQHANGTLAAYLVLAAGVKPQTAPFWGEPGEEIPKLLGRVTALRVGAGRREFKLGTLSRLGARAAREALRLMRRSGAPRLLGSARAMWEGLPPVLAMKRHRMLPLTARPLVPSDREALAAFARAEVPARVEHLDAQLLGRWQEGGIAVGAFDRHGKLCGLIYLDEYRREGLDVDGVWVRSLVVSSRARRVGVAREMSLVAEARAREMGITLLCADLRPDNTPVLKLLAYWGFRPASAADADAFNATCKRAGLEEGWAVWHYDVPATPRARTRGSRR
- a CDS encoding acyltransferase family protein, which produces MSASGSPPTERLAGLDALRGALSLCVVYVHAVVPFTLGATGFYYAEAVKHPLADLTFDVVHYCSMEVFFFISGFIAARQLARGGVPGLVRQRLRRIGVPLLIAGALLVPIDQGLLALGEALGFPRAQEFPTGVRPLHLWFLYYLVMLTAGTVAAAWMARQLPSRLLARVERMGLTLLTRPGGVLVLGLPALAVRVVGPRAQYFDYRPSVGWLLYFGLFFTCGVVLARRPEGFSAWRSGWRGYLMAAAGIYALWHLALPAADLSYRAARAVESGLMCGYGGCMVRGLVGLCLARLASPPAWLRAVTLASYWTYLVHWPVVCATQVVLAWAHAPALARLSLAAVLGVMVPVLTYHRFIHRGRLGPWLAGGREPPPASLLPRAAGLARGG